The genomic stretch TTAACGACCTTAGACAACACACTTAGCGGACTTGATACCGCAAGTGCAATTGCTTCTGCCTTTTTCATCGCGATCCGTTTCGGAACAAGCTCCCCAAATACAAGCGTAAAGTAGGAAAGTATCAAGGTAATAACAATAACCGATACGGAAGATAGCACAGAAGGTGAAATAGTAACACCTAGCGACAACACATAATCCACAAGCAGGGATGCAAATTTATCTGCCGCAAAAGCACTGTTTAGAAATCCAGCAAGTGTGATTCCGATCTGGATGGTGGATAGAAAGCCGGTTGGTTCCTCCAGCAACTTCTCCAGTTTCTGTGCACGTTTATTTCCTTCGAGCGACAAGATGCGAATCCGATTATCATTAATGGAGATCAGTGCCATCTCAGAAGCTGCAAAGAAAGCATTAACGACAAGTAAGATGAGAATGACTAAAATATCAAACCCCAATGGCTGTGGCACCTCCTAATTCATGAGTCCACTCCAGGAAATCCTGTGAGTGTCTACATATGTACAATATAAATAATAAGTCTCTTACCTATCTAAACACAAATTTGAGTAACGACACGTTTAGTCATACACCTTTCTAATCTCAATAACGCAAAAACACCTCACCTCTTCTGGTCAGGTGTTCTTGCCCTATAGGTTGTAACAAGATTGCCCTTCTTATACTCGCTCTTTCTCAGCAAAATACTTACCTAATGAGACGATCATACTTCCCATCCGCTCTTCTTCGGGAATCACCTTAGGGGGTACTCCTTCTTCCACCATGGCTTGGGCAGTTACCCTGCCAACCGCAGCAGCAACCACATCCTCTTCAAAGCGTTGTTTAAGATCTGCCAGCTTCCCATGCTTTTCTGCATAGGCTGTAAGAAAGCGAATCTGCGGAGCACTCGTAAACGTAACTGCATCAATTCTTTGCTGAAGAATATCTTCGAGCAGTTCATTGAGATCCGTATCTTGAGGAGGCACATGCCGATAAGGAAGAACTTCCTTAATTTCAGCTACTCCTCTCTCCTTAAGCCAAGCCATAAGGCGCGGAGCAGATTCTCCATGAAGCTGAACGAGAATTCGTTTTCCCTTAAGATCATAATTCATAAGCTCACGTATGAGTCCTGATGTACTTCCATCATCATCTCTAACATCAGGTGTCAAATTCCGCTTACGAAGTGCATTCACTGTCTTATAGCCGCGTGCTGCAATTTGTGAATGCTTTAAAGCCTCAAGCAGCTCATCTTGTTGCTCCAGCTGCTCAGCTGCCTGAAATATCGCATCAAGCCCCATCCCTGTCGTAAGGATCGTCCAATCGGGTGGACTTTTCACCCAAGCTTCTATACTGCTTTTCAAATGTTCATCATCCACAAAAACCGTCCCTTGTGCCGGTCGCAGCAGTGGAGTCCCGCCTAACTTTCTCACAATCATGGACATTTCTTCCGACTTTCTCGGCCCAGCAAGTGCCACTTTTTTCCCAAGTAAATTTTGTGCCATTTCTTATGAATCCCCCTCCAGGCTTGTTGTCCTGCTCATGCTATCTGCGGTTTCTTCGGAATAAACGATCTACTGCCACATACCTACTGCCTGCTACAGCAAGCGTGATTCCCATTCCAATCAGTGCAACATCGAGCTCATAGCCTCCAATAAACCCACTCTCTGCCTTCGCAGTAAAGATAGCTGCGAATAGAATAACAACAAATAGAAGACTAACAATTCGTGTAAACAAACCAATAATTAAAAATACCCCGCCAAAGAACTCTACCAATCCGACAATGGTAGCCGCCGAACCCAGCAGACCGAGACTAATAAAGTAGCTTTGTGTATCCTCCATGCCTTGGAATTTGGTGATACCATGAATTAAAAAAATGGCTCCAAGTACGAGTCTAGTAATTAGAAGTCCAAGCTCCATGTTTCGAGTCTGGCTTTGATTTCGATTGCTATACATTTTCTCATTCCTCCTGCGAATTCATATTTTTTTATTTTCTTAATTTCAGTTATCGATCAATGAGGAACAACGTTAAATACAGCAAACAATGCAATCAGAATGAAGACGGAGCATAGCAAACTTGAGCCGGATATTCGTAAAGGCAGCTCCTTCTCCGGTTCCAAAATCCAGGCAATTCGGTCATTGACTGTACTTTCCGCAGCAAAAGAAGAAACTACACCGCTCTGAAAGCCAGAATTCACTGATGTACCCAGCAGCTTAAGAAGGGCTCCACCCAAGCCGATAGGCGTACCGGCTCTCGTAATGGCATCGTGATCTGCTATCATCTCGCGAACCATTTTGTAATTGAATAGTATCGATTTTAATATAGGTATATATCCAAGGGTAGATACACCAAGTGTAAGAAGAAACGTCTTAAGCGGGTCGTAATGCCGTAGATGATAGTGTTCATGATAGAGTACAGCTTCCAATTCTTTCTCATCTAACAGCTGAATTAGTCCCGATGAGATCACAATTCGCCGTCGGAACAATCCACAAGTAAGGGCAACCGGTTCATTCGTTCCGATTACCACTAGATTCTTGCGAAGTGTGAGGTTCGGATACCGCCCCGCATAATACGCCGTGAGATTAAAATCAGTTAATTGGTATATGTATTTTAAGGCGCGAGCCCCGCCAATCAGCTGGGTACATATATAGTAAATAATGAATAGAAAAGTTCCTGCAACAAATACGTTTAATAAATGAATAATAGACAACAACCCAAACTCTCTCATCCAGTGAGTACACCATGTAAATAGATTAAACGTAGATTGCCAGCCCCAGATCATATGAACTACATATAATCCCATTTGAATATAAACAGCCCCGCATATCAGAATCCCGCAGCTAAATAACACCCTGGAACGCAGCGCCCACTTCACGGTAGATCCTTCTTCCACTGCTTAATTCGGAGCTCAAGTTGTTTAATTAACTCGGGATCGGCAACTTCAACCGCATCGAGCATATGGGTAACCGCAATGGAACCAAACTGGTCCATCAGCTCATGTGTCAGTTCTTTCGACTGCGTATCCATAAACACCTCCCTTGATTGAACCGGGCGATACTTTGAGGTCCTGCCTTGAAGTGTTTTGACGAGTATCCCTTTTTCAACAAGCCTGTTCATCACGGTCATGACCGTATTGAAGCTCAGCGCTTTATCCTCTTCCAGTTTTAATTGAACCTCTTTAATGCTTACCTCTTCCTCATTCCAGAGGACGTCCATAATTTTTGCCTCCAGAGGACCAAAGAAACGGTTAAGACCTTGCTCTCCCACCTTAAAGTGACTAATCCTCATCAGCACCCCTCCACACTACCCATTGTATTGTCTCTCTTTCCTTTGTCAACATATGATTCCACTCACATCCAGTTTTTCATAAGAAAAAAACCGAGCAGACAGAAAAATTCTGACAGCTCGGTTTCTTATGAAATTTAGAAATTTATTACTTAGTTGGCGGCATAAACTCACGAATATCTACACCAAGACCTTCTGCTAGAATCATACCTAATCTATGATCTGCTCGAATGAAGTTGCAGATCGCGCGAAGCTGTGTCTGCTCCGGTGTTTGTTTCAAATCTTCGATAAGATTTCTGTGGAAGTTTACTTTTTCCTGTTCGGTGAAGCTGCGATACGTATCCCCCGCTTGTTTGAAATCATCTTCTGTTTTTTCAATCGGTTCACGGGTAATATGCCCGCTGATCGCTACTTTAGAATCACGATATTTCGGGTCTTCCTTCGGGCTGTCAGGAGAGCTGTTTGGCTCATAATTATATTCCGAAGGATTCTGGTTCATCTGCATAAGACCATCGCGCTGATAATTGTTCACTTTTGCATAAGGGCAGTTAATGGGAATCTGTGTATAATTCGCTCCCAGACGGTGACGCTGTGTATCTGGATAAGAGAACAACCGACCTTGAAGCAGCTTATCTTCCGAAGCTTCGATTCCCGGTACAAGAACACTTGGGGAGAAAGCAACCTGCTCCGTTTCCGCAAAGAAATTCTCTGGATTACGGTTCAGAGTCATGCGCCCAACCGTCTCGAACGGATATTTATCTTCTGGCCAAATCTTGGTCGGATCAAGCGGGTCAAACGTAAGTGCATCGATATCTTCAGGATTCATGATTTGTACTTTAAGAACCCACTCTGGATAATCACCACGTTCAATTGCATCATACAGATCACGAGTGGCATGGTTAAAATCTTTTCCTTGCGTCTCTGATGACTCTTCTGAACTGAAATTACGAACGCCTTGCTGTGTTTCCCATTTATATTTAATGTATACCACTTCATCTTGATCATTGATCCATTTATAGGCGTGAACACTGAATCCATCCATCTGACGGTAATTCGCTGGCGTACCGTAGTCGGATAACAACCATGTCATCATGTGAGTAGACTCAGGAGTTAGTGTCATGAAATCCCAATATCTAGCTGGATCTTGAATATTGGTTCTAGGTGATGGTTTTAAAGAGTGAACCATATCTGGGAATTTAATCGCATCACGGATAAAGAATACGGGCAGGTGGTTGCCGACTAGATCATAATTGCCTTCCTCCGTATAGAATTTAACCGCAAAGCCGCGAGGGTCCCGAGCCGTCTCTGGAGATCCCTGTCCATGAATTACGGTAGAGAAACGTACAAAGACAGGTGTCTCTTTTCCTTCTTCCTGTAAAAAAGCAGCTTTTGTGTACTTGGACATTGATTTTTCTACTTTAAAAACACCATGTGCTCCCGATCCGCGTGCATGAACAACGCGCTCTGGAATACGTTCACGGTCAAAGTGAGCGATCTTTTCAATCAAATGATAATCTTCTAGTAAAGTTGGACCTCTTCTTCCTGCCGTTCTAGAGTTCTGATTATCACCTACAGGTGTGCCTTGATTGGTAGTTAAACGTTCTGTCATATAGGGGTCACCCTTTCCATTCATT from Paenibacillus polygoni encodes the following:
- a CDS encoding uroporphyrinogen-III synthase, with translation MAQNLLGKKVALAGPRKSEEMSMIVRKLGGTPLLRPAQGTVFVDDEHLKSSIEAWVKSPPDWTILTTGMGLDAIFQAAEQLEQQDELLEALKHSQIAARGYKTVNALRKRNLTPDVRDDDGSTSGLIRELMNYDLKGKRILVQLHGESAPRLMAWLKERGVAEIKEVLPYRHVPPQDTDLNELLEDILQQRIDAVTFTSAPQIRFLTAYAEKHGKLADLKQRFEEDVVAAAVGRVTAQAMVEEGVPPKVIPEEERMGSMIVSLGKYFAEKERV
- a CDS encoding DoxX family protein, producing the protein MYSNRNQSQTRNMELGLLITRLVLGAIFLIHGITKFQGMEDTQSYFISLGLLGSAATIVGLVEFFGGVFLIIGLFTRIVSLLFVVILFAAIFTAKAESGFIGGYELDVALIGMGITLAVAGSRYVAVDRLFRRNRR
- a CDS encoding M56 family metallopeptidase; translation: MKWALRSRVLFSCGILICGAVYIQMGLYVVHMIWGWQSTFNLFTWCTHWMREFGLLSIIHLLNVFVAGTFLFIIYYICTQLIGGARALKYIYQLTDFNLTAYYAGRYPNLTLRKNLVVIGTNEPVALTCGLFRRRIVISSGLIQLLDEKELEAVLYHEHYHLRHYDPLKTFLLTLGVSTLGYIPILKSILFNYKMVREMIADHDAITRAGTPIGLGGALLKLLGTSVNSGFQSGVVSSFAAESTVNDRIAWILEPEKELPLRISGSSLLCSVFILIALFAVFNVVPH
- a CDS encoding BlaI/MecI/CopY family transcriptional regulator, whose product is MRISHFKVGEQGLNRFFGPLEAKIMDVLWNEEEVSIKEVQLKLEEDKALSFNTVMTVMNRLVEKGILVKTLQGRTSKYRPVQSREVFMDTQSKELTHELMDQFGSIAVTHMLDAVEVADPELIKQLELRIKQWKKDLP
- a CDS encoding catalase translates to MTERLTTNQGTPVGDNQNSRTAGRRGPTLLEDYHLIEKIAHFDRERIPERVVHARGSGAHGVFKVEKSMSKYTKAAFLQEEGKETPVFVRFSTVIHGQGSPETARDPRGFAVKFYTEEGNYDLVGNHLPVFFIRDAIKFPDMVHSLKPSPRTNIQDPARYWDFMTLTPESTHMMTWLLSDYGTPANYRQMDGFSVHAYKWINDQDEVVYIKYKWETQQGVRNFSSEESSETQGKDFNHATRDLYDAIERGDYPEWVLKVQIMNPEDIDALTFDPLDPTKIWPEDKYPFETVGRMTLNRNPENFFAETEQVAFSPSVLVPGIEASEDKLLQGRLFSYPDTQRHRLGANYTQIPINCPYAKVNNYQRDGLMQMNQNPSEYNYEPNSSPDSPKEDPKYRDSKVAISGHITREPIEKTEDDFKQAGDTYRSFTEQEKVNFHRNLIEDLKQTPEQTQLRAICNFIRADHRLGMILAEGLGVDIREFMPPTK